The sequence below is a genomic window from Schistocerca gregaria isolate iqSchGreg1 chromosome 5, iqSchGreg1.2, whole genome shotgun sequence.
CGCGTCCTGGAAGGCGTTGGCAGTCGGCAGTGGCTGCGCAGGCTGTAGGACAGCTGCCCGCGCCGTGCGGCGCCTGGCAGGGGTGATGAACCCGTCCTCATCGGGGCGGCGCACGTCAGGAGGCCCTGTGGAGGGCTGCTGCCCCCTCGTGCGCAGCGGCGTCGCGACCACCTGGGCCGCGGCGGCAGCAGCGGGTCGGGAGGCCTTAGGGGCTTTCTTCCGCGGCCGAGCAGTGTCGGAGGCTTGGGAGCGGACATCGGAGTCGTCAGCCACGTCTGCACGGCGCTTCCGGAGCGCACGAGCATCGTCAGCGTCACGTCGGTCGGCGTCAGCAATAGCCTCCGCAAGATTAGCGTCTGGTAAGTCGTCGTCGCCGGCAATCACGGCGGCCTCTTGAGCTGGCTTTGCACCCGCCCAGACCGCGGTAGTGCCCTTCGCGCAGGGCGGGGCAGTAACTGGCGTGGCAACGGGTTCTTGCTGTTGCAGGGCCGTAGGAGCAGCCACGAGAGAACCGACCTCTTGCATGGCCGGCCCTCGTGGCGCACCCAGTGAGACCGCCGTCGCCAGGGACGCAGACAACGCACCTGGCGAGGCCCCCACCGGCGCAACTGCCTCCTGTCGCCCCGTGCCCGGCAGTGCAGCAGCCTTCCGGATATTGCAGTAAGCAAGCACGGCAGCTACGTCTTCCGCACGACCGGGGTAGTCACCCCCATGCGCAAGCTTGTGCATTCGAACGAGCATGCGCTCCTGGGAGCGAGAAACGTCATCAGAAGAAACATCCAAGTCATCGTCAGGTTGTCGGCgccggttcgtcataagtggggggccggatggggccgccgacagGAGCAACTCAGTCGCCTGAGCTGACCCCGCCGGACAGCGATCCGCCACAACCTTCGCTCTACCGTCAAACACGTCCTTCCGCCTCGACATCGCAACTCGGAATGCGTGAACGGGTGCGATCTGGCTGCACTGCTGCTACGCtcgccttataaagccggcggaggtcggcggagtactccaactttccctgcgtctgtgaggcgacctctgcagaaaaaggttcgcattagtctctagcaagaaTAATTGATTTTCTCcaggttgcgcctgcaagtgcttgtgtatgttatatggtacacagggatgTCTTCAGTGTAGtgtgcctggcaggggccgtctgtggcagacgtaacagatATGGAATTCTATTTTGTCTctgtgtactgtatttctttcttgggGGAGTTAGGAGGAAGGTTTCCTCCCAATTGTGAATTTTTCGGAAGGCCTGGGGACAGTTATGAGATTCACCCATACAGACGAGGTGGACTGCAGCCAGAATTGCTGATGTTGTCACGTTACTTTGCCTGCTGATGTGATGGGAAGGAAGATAGTTACTTCGTGGTGTGCATGCTATGTGGTACTTGTTGTTCCTCTCCTTATGTTTACAGCAATAGAGCCCGTTTGGTTTTCGGTCTGAGATCGTTCCAATACAACTGGTATCGTGATATCCAGTGTTTCGTCGTTCATCATGTGGTTTTGTATGTTGACGAACTCTTTGGCTTGTATTTCTCGGCATAGCTTGATGTTGTCTGTGAGGTGCAGTTAACCATCATCCTCCTCTTTCTTACCATATATAGAGAAGGTccgatggagagcagcgcgcttcgttacaggatcatttagtaatcgcgaaagcgttacggagatgatagataaactccagtggaagactctgcaggagagtcgctcagtagctcggtacgggcttttgttgaggtttcgagaacatatcttcaccgaggagtcaagcagtatattgctccctcctgcgtatatctctcgaagagaccacgagggtaaaaccagagagattagagcccacacagaggcataccgacaatccttctttccacgaacaatacgagactggaatagaagggagaaccgatagaggtactcaaggtaccctccgccacacaccgtcatgtggcttgcggagtatggatgtagatgtaggtatagatgtagatctGATGACGATCGTCCTGCTGATGCTTCTGTTACTCTTGATGACTTAGAGATTTGCCTTCCGTCTGGGAGGCCGTCTTGAGTTCTGTTTGCACGCCCGTCTGCGCCGCTCGTAACTCTGCTTGATGTCAATCAGGTAGGTCTAAGTCGGCAGGAGGCGGGCCGCTTCCATTTCGCTGTCCTGGTGTCGGCTCGTTCATGGCGGCGCCGAGGTCGGCGTGCTGGATGCCCTCGCACATCATTGCTGAGCCTTCTGCCAGTACGGTGATTTGTTCTCCGAGAGCCGACACATAAGCTCCCTCCGCCCTCCAGCATAAAGCCAGCCTACCCTTTCCGACCGCAGACGTTACCTTgtggtgtgcggggggggggggggggggggggggtggtggatgGTGAGAGGAGGCCTCTGCCATCCCGTCTTCGGTGCACATCGGTGGCGACGCCGCTGTTTTTccacgtcgtcatcgtcgtcggtgGCGTCTCCTCAGTATGTGCTGAACTCCCTAAGTTCTGGTCGCTCTTCCTTTTTTCGGCGCTGCTGCAGCCAGCGATGGCTTTGCAGCCACATAAAATTTCTACGTGCGGCCCACTGATATTTCTTCTCGTGCTCTGGTTCAGGCGCCACTCTCATGCTGTCTGGACGATTTTGCGCACGTCATAGCATTTTGGCAGTATTTCGCTAAGTGGCTTTCACCCTGACACTGGAAGCACTGAGGCTTTTAGTCCAGGTTTCTTGGTAGTGCTTCCACTGTCACGGGGAAGATGAGAAGCTTGCGCAGCTCATAGATGCTGCCGAGGTCGTCTGCTGTTTCCACTGTGACGATGTATAACGGTGGTCTTGTCTTATTTGTCTGTTATTCCAGCTTTACTGCAGGAACTCGGAAGCCAGATCGCAGCATCCCTTCTTAGACAATCTTCTTTTCATAAATCCAAGTCAATTCACAGAGTACTCCCTGGGTTATCTTCTCTTGACCCATTTGTGGTGTATTCTTGTTGCTGGGCACTGAAAAGATATGGGCAGTAACAACTTTCTTCAGTGCCCTCCAGTCTTCCATACTTGCTACCTATAGCTCCATCAAGGTGTCAGAGTCTACAGACTCTGCGCTGGGTTCCAATAcgcagcaatatacagggtgtttcaaaaatgaccggtatatttgaaacggcaatacaaactaaacgagcagcgatagaaatacaccgtttgttgcaatgtgcttgggacaacagtacattttcaggcagacaaactttcgaaattacagtagttacaattttcaacaacagatggcgctgcggtctgggaaactctatagtacgatattttccacatatccaccatgcgtagcaataatatggcgtagtctctgaatgaaattacccgaaacctttgacaacgtgtctggcggaatggcttcacatgcagatgagatgtactgcttcagctgttcaattgtttctggattctggcggtacacctggtctttcaagcgtcccctcagaaagaagtcacaggggttcatgtctggcgaatagggagaccaatccacgccgcctcctgtatgtttcggatagccaaagcaatcacacgatcatcgaaaaattcattcaggaagttaaagacgtcggccgtgcgatgtggccgggcaccatcttgcataaaccacgaggtgttcgcagtgtcgtctaaggcagtttgtaccgccacaaattcacgaagaatgtccagatagcgtgatgcagtaatcgtttcggatctgaaaaatgtgccaatgattcctttgggagAAATGGCGGCCCAGTCCAGTACTTGgccgacgatgggactgcaacatggcgcttttcggttcaccatatgcgccagttctgtttattgacgaagccgtccaggtaaaaataagcttcgtcagtaaaccaaatgctgcccacatgcatatcgccgccatcaatcctgtgcactatatcgttagcgaatgtctctcgtgcagcaatggtagtggcgctgaggggttgccgcgtttgaattttgtatggatagaggtgtaaactctggcgcatgagacgatacgtggacgttggcgtcatttggaccgcagctgcaacacggcgaacggaaacccgaggccgctgttggatcacctgctgcactagctgcgcgttgccttctgtggttgccgtacgtggtcgccctacctttccagcacgttcatccgtcatgttcctagtccgttgaaatttttcaaacagatcctttattgtatcgcttttcggtcctttggttacattaaacctccgttgaaaacttcgtcttgttgcaacaacactgtgttctaggcggtggaattccaacaccagaaaaatcctctgttctaaggaataaaccatcttgtccactgcacacttgcacgttgtgaacagcacacgcttacagcagaaagacgacatacagaatggcgcacccacagactgcgttgtcttctatatctttcacatcacatgcagcgccatctgttgttgaaaattgtaactactgtcatttcaaaagtttgtccgcctgaaaatgtactgttgtcccaagcatattgcaacaaacggtgtatttctatcgctgctcgtttagtttttattgccgtttcaaatatagcggtcatttttgaaacaccctgtatcaacacATCGTACAGCTCTGTCAACTCGGAGACTCTGCACAGGATGGACAGAGGCGGGACACGTGTACAgtcaccttcaacattcttctcctGCCGTTGGGCAAACTTATCAAGCTACTGTACCGATGACCTTCGCTGATTTGATTTGTTACTATCGCCTTTCTTGCCCATCCTGCGGCGCGAAAAACACAGCAGCACAGAATGGTATAATGGGACTAGGATTTGTTACGACTAGTAAAGTAAGGCAGAAAGAGAGTAACTCTGAATGGTTTAGGGATAGGGCTGctatcatcagaatcgacagcaaaccaacactgataacaatagttcaggtatacatgtggacgtcgcaagctgaagataaaaagACAGAgaacgtatatgaggatattgaaatggtaatgcaacatgcaaagggagacgaaaatataataatcATGGGGGTCTGGAATACTGGTGTAGAGGGAGGAGTAGAGGAAAGGATTACGAGAGAATTTGGgcatggtactaggaatgagagaggagaaagactaattgagttctgtaataaatttcatcaaGTAGTAGCGAATAATCTCTTCACGAATCACCAggtgaggaggtatacttggaaaaagccatgacgtacagaaatatttacgttagattacatcatggtcagacagagattccgaatcaCATACTTCATTATAAGGGTACCCAGAAGCAAATATAGACCCATATCACGATGTAGTAGTGACGAAGACTAGGGAGAATTTTaatagattagtcaggaagaatcagtccaCAAAGCAGCGgcatacggaagtgctaaggaagcaATGGATATAGATATTGAAAAGAGGAATAGTTAAGTAGGCAGTAaaattgaagaggaatagacatctctaacacgggaagtaggaaagaaaaacataggcacagagaaggtaactgcgaagacaccatgaaaaagaagaaatacatcagttgatcgacgaaagaagaaagttcaAATTCAGAAAATTCAGGGCCACAGAAATACCAGTCGGTGAGAATGAAATGAACAGGAAGTGTAgcaaaactaagacgaaatggctacatgacaaacgtgaaggaaaaagaaatgattttgtcgcaaggactgactcagaatacagaaagtcaaaacagccttcggtgacattaaaacaagggtggtaacattaagagtccaacgggaattccactgttaaatgcataggagagaccggatgggtggaaagagtaattGAATGCATCTGTGAGGGGAAGGAATTGTCTGATGATTTGACAAACGAGGAGACGGGAATCGACACTGACGTAGTAGGGACTCCAGTGTTAGAaactgaatttgaaagagatttgGTGGACTTATGAGCAAATACGGTAGAAGGTatggataacattctatcagaatttctaaaatcattgggggaaatggcaacaaaacgactactcataaTGGTGTGTGTAATGTATAAGCCTTGAGCTCTGAATTATGGATCAATAACATCCACACAATTCAAAGGATAGCAAGCGGTgaaaagtgcgacaattatcgcacaatcagcttcaaacaagtgcgtccaagttgctgacaagaataatattcacaagactggaaaaggaaattgaggatgtgttagacaacGATCAGTTTTAGTTTAGGAAAGACGAAGGCaaaagaggggcaattctgacgttccgaTTGATAAtagaaagaaaactaagcaaaagtaAAGATACGTTTATAGGATTTTCCGTCCtgggaaagcgtttgacaatgtaaagcagggcaagatgttcgaaattctgcgaaaaatgGCGGTaggccatagggagagacgggtgatataaaACATGTATTatagccaagaaggaataataagagtggaagaccaagagcgaagtgcttggATTAGGGGTTTAAGACAGAAATGCAGTCTTTCGCTCCTGCTGTTCAGTTAGTATATCGAAGaagccatgatggaaataaaagaatggttcggggatggaattaaaattcaaggtgaaagggtattagtggcacgatacgctgatgacattgttatcctgagtgatagtgaagTAAAACTAcaagatctgatgaatgaaatgaacagactAATATGtaaagaatacggattgagagtaactcGAAGACAGGTGAAAGtagtaagtagcagaaatgagaacaacgagcaaCTTGACACCAGAATTGATgttaatgaagtaaatgaagtaaagaattttgctacgtaggcagtaaaatagccaatgacgggcggagcaaagaggacgtcaaaagcagactagcactggtaaaatggacatttctggccaagagaaatctgcgagtatcaaacatagactttatttggaggaagaaatttctgagaatgtacgtttggaacacatcaTTGTATGATAACGAAACAtgaactgtggtaaaaccggaagagaatcgaagcatttgagatttggtgctacagaagagtgttgaaaattaggtagacaggtaagataaggaatgagaaggttctgcgcagaatcggagaagaaaggaatgtatgagaaaacactgacgagaagaagggacaggatggtaagacatACCTTAAggtatcagggagtaacttccatggtaccagacggAGCTGTAGAGAGAAGAAACTGTGGaaggaaacagagattggaatacatccagcaaataactgcggACATAAGATGCAGCTACTACTTCGAGGTGAAGAGTCTGTTaatgaagaggaattcgtggcgggccgtatcaagtcaatcagaagactgatgactcatcaAAAATGCTTTAATGCATTTCTGTAATGATGTGATACAATAACGAAACACTATACCTTTCTGAAAATTGCAAGTATGGTCAATGTACTAGCAAACTAAATACGGTTTATTCTTCATAGACTAATTTATAACCTCTCTGGAGGATATTGGTTGCGTGCAAGTCAATAATAATGTAAAGAATCCTCTTAGTTATAACATTCTTTTGGTATTCAGTACTGATATATTTCTAAGTCGTGATTGGAATCTAGATGGGTTCATAATTCAACTTTTATTGATTTAGTGAATCGAAATCCTGGTGACATAGCAGTATGACTCGAGGCCTAAACCTAGATATCTCGATCTGAGCAATGCATGAACAGACATGTTGCCCACTCAAAAGGTAATTTATACGCTTAGCTTTATATTGTATTCCAGAGACACgatttcagaaatttcatccttATCATACAAATTAAGTCCTTATTTCTCAACACATAGTCTATCGGTCTTACAGTGATGGAAGAGGTATAGCTACAAATAATTTTTAACCAGCTTCTGACGCTGCATACTGATTTTTCGCTAAAACTTACTATGTGTGgataattttaacattaaaagagacttttaactatcaCAGGCAAAAGGGCATCATGAACGCCCAGATTCATACCTACACGTATTTTACGAAGCTAATTAATTAATCACTAATAAGAAACTCCGTTTTTATGTTAACtcattacaaataccattttaatTGTTTTGAAGTACTTGTTAACTGGACTGTTTGGGTACAGCATTGTGGTAGACAACAACCGTGACCACTGCATTAGTCTCTAATCTCTTCCATATAGTACAAGTTGGCCTTCGGAACGATAAACATATTTCCCATTGTCGCCTTGAAGTTATGATATCCCTATTGCTACTACAACCTAACGTGGTTACTGTAACTGAAAGTTTTTGTCGAGTTAAAGTTATAGGTTATGTGACTCAACTGACAGTGCCTGATCTCTGCACGTCGTACAAGCCGCGACTAACATTCCGAATCCAAACACAATTTTTGATACATCGTAATGTATATAGAAAAATGTATTACAAATTCACGAATATTATTTCACATCGCTCGGTTCATTTTTGAAGTTGTTTTCTCACCGTTCCCACAACTACCTGTATCCCGACAACAACACTTATGCCAAATACTGCCATTATTTAAAACTGTAAAAGTGTGGAAGTTTCGCAAGGGTTTCTTGGTATGAAATATATTTTTGGTACTGGCACATTTTTTTTTGTAGAGGAAACAATTCTACAAACATTTCTGTCTAGACATCGCCTTGTTTTGTATTGACTAGGCAAGTTCCTTCCATTTCAGATGTCTTTATAGTTTTAGCCAAGTTATTTTCATGGTGTGTTAGTTCTtagaagtttggttcaaatggctctgagcactatgggacttaatatttgaggtcatcagttccctagaactgagaactacttaaacctaactaacctaaggacatcacacacactcatgcgcgaggaaggattcgatcttgcgaccgtagcagtcgcgctgctccaagcctagaaccgctcggccactgcggccggtgcaactagtctctctcccccctctctctctatctctctctctttctttatccGCAATGCGTGTTCTAATCCGGAAACCAGTCTGTAATATGATTGAAAGGCTGTAATGAGTGAAGTAGATTATAATTCCTCCAATATGCATGAGTGACATTGATAGTAATTTTCGTTGCACTTTATGTCAGACATTATACGCACAGATCCGGACTctatggtggtgggggggggggggaggggcggtctTTGGCCTTCATTTTACCTTCATTTCTCTCTTGGGAGAATGTAATGTGCAAGTAATAATACCTCCCTCTGGAGGGAGGAGGGGGTTAAATAACATATGCTCTCCAATATGTTAATGATATGTGCATCTGGTGTGGGAGTTCAACACATAAATCGCGTTTTTCAAGTATCAtaccataaaacaaaaatattatctcGTAGATCCCTATAAAGGTCACACTAATGTCTAGAAAATATTGTGAAGGTAGGATTTCCCCAAGATTATTTGAAAGAAGAGTGaacataatttttttagaaagtccGTACAGCGTTCTAGTATCACCACAGTACGAGATTGTAGCGCATAtaaactgaaacgccaaagaaactagtgcaaCCATGTGAATTAAAATCCAGAGAAACGGTCAGAATAGGGcagtgcgatcggcaacgcctgtataagagaacaagtgtgtgGCGGAGTTGTTCGATAGGTTACAGTTGGTACAAtttctaatcaaatggttcaaatggctctgagccctatgggacttaacatctgaggtcattagtcgcctagaacttagaactacttaaacctaacctaacctaaggaaggACATAACAcagatcgatgcccgaggcagtattcgaacctgcgaccgtagccgtcgcgcggttccagactgaagcgtctagaaccgctcggccactccgtctggcTCTTAGAAGTTAACTAGTATTTTATCGATAGATTGTCTTTGGGTTCTACGTCTCGTTTCCGTACATTCGAAACAGTGATTTATCAGTCCGATACAGCTGCAGCCAAACATTAGGGAGTGCTCTTAATGATGGTGACAAAAGTGGTAAAGACGAAGCTGCGAGGATGTTAAGAACGACATTACCAATAACTACGCGTAGTAGAGAAGAATAATTttgttgacttttttttctgggttAAGTATTCAAATTCTTCTTAAAATTTAACGtaaaaattttactatttaaaagcttcaaacgtacAAGGAATTGTACTCTCTAAATATTTTTACAGATAGTTCTGCAGAGTCAATAAATTTGAGTGACCACGCTGAGGTGCTTAATGCATGTCCTCTTTCCCCGCCATGTAACGTTTTCTTCCGCGCCCGGTAAAGGCCATAATGAAACGTTGTTAATTCCTAGCAAAGCGCGATGTGCCCTTTCACCTCACCGCGCGCCCCGTATCGGAATGGAGCGGAGCGGTCTAGAGTGCCGGAGCAGTGTAGAGTACAGGcgtagtgtctgtgtgtgtgttgtgtgtgtgtgtgtgtgtgtgtgtgtgtgtgtgtgcgtgtggcgcTACACCTCGCGGCATTGTCCACCCCGTGCGGCCTCCACCCGTCACGCCGCTGCGCTGTGACACTAAGTGCCGACGCTCCACTGTCCGGAGAATTGGAGGCTTCTCCGTACCggcggaccgggccgggccgggccgggcattACGTTCACGTTTACGCCCGTCGCAGCAATCAGCAGCGAGTGCCGAGCTGTCCGTCCAGCTGCCGTCCCGCGCGGAAGGTCCGGCTCATCTGAGGGACTGTGGGTTCAGCCCAGCTCCTGCTCGAAAGTGTAGTTCCAGTGCCTTCACTGTGAGTGTGTACTCCCGCTAGTTGACTCGGAACATGACATCAGCTACACGTATTCTACCAAGGGGAATGTGATCTAGAATCAAATCATTTAATTGCagcgatatctcttattttatcttgcttTAAAGAATACTTCCTTATTTTTAAAACTGAGTGTTCTGATGGAGCCCTTCACGATTTCCTAACCCTTGTCAATCTTTTCTAACAGACCAACACATCCATCTTCAGTTGCTTCATTTTagacagaaatattttaatgtttttaaaacTCTGTTAGACTCTTCTTAAAATCTTTTGGTAGGCGCATTAGCTGTTAGTAGTgcctgctagatgacgatcagtttggcgataatggaagcaagactaaagaaaaatgaagacacgttcataggacttgtcgacctggaaaaaccgttcgacagtgtcaaatgataCAAGAtgatccaaattctgagaaaaattggggtacgCTATAAGGAGAGCAGGGtaacatatactactggccattaaaatttctacaccacgaagatgacttgctacatacgcgaaatttaaccgacaggaagaagaagttttgatatgcaaatgattagcttttcagagcattcacacaagattggcgccggtggtgacacctacaacgggctgacgtgaggaaagcttccaaccgatttgtcatacacaaacagcagtcgaccggggttgcctggtgaaacgttggtgtgatgcctcgtgtaagaaggagaaatgcgtaccagaacgtttcagaatttgataaaggtcgaattgtatccTATcctgattgctgtttatcgtatcgtgacattgctgatcgctttggtcgagatccaatgactgttagcagaatatggaatcggtaggttcagaagggtaatatggaacgacgtgctgcatcccaacggcatagtatcactagcagacgaaatgacaggcatctcatccacatggctgtaacagatcgtgcagccacgtacgatccctgagtcaacagatggggacgtttgcaagacaacaaccatctccacgaactttctgacgacgtttgcagcagcatggtctatcagctcggagactatggctgcggttacccttgacgctgcatcagagacaggagcgcctgcgatggtgtactcaacgacgaacctaggggcacgaatggcaaaacgtcgttttttcggatgaatccaggttctgtttacaacgtcatgatggtcgcatccgtgtttggtgacatcgcggtgaacgtacattggaagtgtgtattcgtcatcgccatactgacgtattacccggcgtgatggtatgtggtgccattggttacacgtctcggtgacctcttgttcgcattgatggcactttgaacagcggacgttacatttcagatgtgttacgacccgtggctctacccttcattcgatccctgcgaaacgctacatttcagcaggataatgcacgaccgcatattgcaggtcctgtacgggcctttctggatacagtaaattttcgactgctgccctggtcagcacattctccagatctctctccaactgaaaacgtctggtcaatggtggcttagtaactggctcgtcacaatacgccagtcactactcttagtgaactctgtttgactctatgcccaggcgtatcaaggccgttattacgggcagaagtggttgttccgggtactgatttttcaggatctatgcacccaaattgcgtgaaaatataatcacatgtcagttctagtataatatatttgtccaataaatacccgtttatcatctacagattttattggtgtagcagttttaatgaccagtagtgtacaatatgtacaaaggCCAAGAGGGAATGATGGGAGTGGACGAACAAGACCGAAGAGcttagattaaaagtgtgtgtaaGACACGGACGTAGttcgtactgttcaatctgtacatcgaagaagcaacgatggaaataaaggaaaggtgaaaggttatcagtgacacgattcgctgatgacattctgcCCTGACTGAAAGTAAAGAATCATTATattatctactgaatggaatgaacagcctagggAGTACTGAAAGTggagggagtaaatcgaagaaagacgaaa
It includes:
- the LOC126273330 gene encoding WW domain-binding protein 11-like, coding for MSRRKDVFDGRAKVVADRCPAGSAQATELLLSAAPSGPPLMTNRRRQPDDDLDVSSDDVSRSQERMLVRMHKLAHGGDYPGRAEDVAAVLAYCNIRKAAALPGTGRQEAVAPVGASPGALSASLATAVSLGAPRGPAMQEVGSLVAAPTALQQQEPVATPVTAPPCAKGTTAVWAGAKPAQEAAVIAGDDDLPDANLAEAIADADRRDADDARALRKRRADVADDSDVRSQASDTARPRKKAPKASRPAAAAAAQVVATPLRTRGQQPSTGPPDVRRPDEDGFITPARRRTARAAVLQPAQPLPTANAFQDASVDVADDAGVPPRKAAPRTPPIVVQWDGPYKPFEQKIARAAPTASRLLTLHPRLHLPLPLPAGADDGRGDRPATARPAAGAPLEWRRPDPQAVPPPTPPPAVPPPPAVPALEAAPEDHPQYHISCSAVAQHASAEGGAYDTAAAVHGERAADGWALSRPQRPSRWPDGVTRRRPAPRSAAKLVN